In a single window of the Terrirubrum flagellatum genome:
- a CDS encoding citrate synthase, translating to MAWLTAEEALAELGTRAQTLYANVSRGRIRAKPDPADARRSLYSAADVDRMAARRSGRRRTEAMAAETIRWGDPILPSAISTVHRGRLFYRGRDAAALAETATLEEAAALLWGARAVEFSEAQSVAPLPGGTALQNLFGALARWAGEALPTSGRSAAALRGDAAEIVAALAAAAVGGRKFETTMPLHQRIAAAWRRPAAADVIRRALVLLADHELNASTFAARVAASTGASLEACALAGFATLTGPRHGGAPAAAQALAASAMRVGADSALREWLARGHAVPAFGHQLYPDGDIRAAALMSAFELAPAFIGLRDAGMRVTGEQPNVDFALAAMTASFELPEDAPIIVFALARSVGWMGHALEQIASGGLIRPRARYVGPAVASFS from the coding sequence ATGGCCTGGCTGACGGCTGAAGAGGCTTTGGCGGAGCTGGGGACGCGGGCGCAGACGCTTTACGCCAATGTGAGCCGCGGCCGCATCCGGGCGAAGCCTGATCCGGCCGACGCGCGGCGCAGCCTTTACAGCGCCGCCGACGTCGACCGTATGGCGGCGCGGCGCAGCGGCCGACGGCGAACCGAGGCGATGGCGGCGGAGACGATCCGCTGGGGCGATCCGATCCTGCCTTCCGCCATTTCGACAGTGCATCGCGGGCGACTGTTCTATCGCGGCCGGGACGCTGCGGCGCTGGCGGAGACGGCGACGCTCGAGGAGGCGGCGGCGCTGCTTTGGGGGGCGCGCGCAGTCGAATTCTCCGAAGCGCAGTCGGTTGCGCCGCTGCCTGGCGGAACGGCCTTACAAAATCTCTTCGGCGCGCTGGCGCGTTGGGCCGGCGAGGCGCTCCCCACATCGGGACGATCGGCGGCAGCCTTGCGCGGGGACGCGGCCGAGATCGTCGCGGCGCTGGCGGCTGCGGCTGTCGGCGGGCGCAAGTTTGAAACAACCATGCCGCTGCATCAGCGCATCGCGGCCGCATGGCGACGGCCCGCCGCGGCGGATGTGATCCGCCGCGCGCTCGTGCTGCTCGCGGACCATGAACTCAACGCCTCGACTTTCGCCGCGCGCGTCGCGGCTTCGACGGGCGCGTCGCTGGAAGCCTGCGCGCTCGCCGGTTTCGCGACGCTGACCGGTCCGCGCCATGGCGGCGCGCCTGCGGCGGCGCAGGCGCTTGCGGCGTCCGCCATGCGCGTCGGCGCCGACAGCGCGCTGCGCGAATGGCTGGCGCGCGGCCACGCCGTTCCCGCCTTCGGCCATCAGCTCTATCCCGATGGCGATATCCGCGCGGCTGCTCTGATGAGCGCGTTTGAATTGGCGCCCGCTTTTATCGGCCTGCGCGACGCGGGAATGCGCGTCACAGGCGAGCAGCCCAATGTCGATTTCGCGCTCGCGGCGATGACGGCGTCGTTCGAATTGCCTGAAGACGCGCCGATCATCGTGTTCGCGCTGGCGCGCTCGGTCGGATGGATGGGCCATGCGCTCGAACAGATCGCGAGCGGCGGACTGATCCGTCCGCGCGCGCGTTATGTCGGCCCCGCGGTCGCTTCGTTCAGCTAG
- the tolR gene encoding protein TolR, which produces MAMATGVAGGAGGRRRGRRGRGMKPMADINMTPFIDVMLVLLIIFMVAAPLLTVGVPLDLPQTRAAPLNIDKQPVTVSINERGEVYIGDSRLTDDALVPQLQTAAKQGLEERIYVRAHKKVDYGRVAQIMATITQAGYKKVALVTEPDPKT; this is translated from the coding sequence ATGGCGATGGCGACAGGCGTCGCTGGCGGAGCCGGCGGCCGCAGACGAGGACGCAGAGGCCGCGGCATGAAGCCGATGGCCGACATCAACATGACGCCGTTCATCGACGTCATGCTCGTGCTGCTGATCATCTTCATGGTGGCGGCGCCTTTGCTGACGGTCGGCGTGCCGCTCGACCTGCCGCAGACGCGCGCCGCTCCGCTCAATATCGACAAGCAGCCGGTCACGGTGTCGATCAATGAGCGCGGCGAGGTGTATATCGGCGACAGCAGGCTGACCGACGATGCGCTCGTGCCGCAGCTCCAGACGGCGGCGAAGCAGGGGCTTGAGGAGCGCATCTATGTGCGCGCCCACAAGAAGGTCGATTACGGCCGCGTCGCCCAGATCATGGCGACCATCACCCAGGCGGGCTATAAAAAGGTCGCACTCGTGACCGAGCCTGATCCGAAGACCTAG
- a CDS encoding branched-chain amino acid ABC transporter substrate-binding protein, whose protein sequence is MRKPWLVGAALAAAFIWTGPSRAQDTVKIAYIDPLSGAFADVGEQGLNHYKYMADKINAAGGVNGRKLEIIGLDNKMNPKEALVQLEKAIDMGARYITQGNGSALAAALIEAVEKHNERNPKDRVLFINYAAVDPVFTNDKCSFWHFRFDADSDMKMEIITDWLKTQPNLKKAYVLGQDYSFGQQVSAAAGRMIKAKRPDMEIVGNELHPLGRVKDFAPYITKMRAAGADVLITGNWGTDMTLLIKAAMDSGYTVPVLTYYGGGLGAPTAMGKAAVGYVKQVTEFHKNIDGMNLDAFMDDYEKTVKQDLYYLRIKNAMEMVAKAMNEAKSVDAEAVALKLEGMSIDSPTGKITMRKDNHQILMPMFISTLSDKAKRTVDNTPFGFQTDLRVEADKTAAATTCQMKRPAS, encoded by the coding sequence ATGCGCAAGCCATGGCTTGTCGGCGCCGCCTTGGCGGCCGCCTTCATCTGGACCGGACCATCCCGCGCCCAGGACACTGTGAAGATCGCCTATATCGACCCGCTCTCAGGCGCCTTCGCCGATGTCGGCGAGCAGGGCCTGAACCACTACAAATACATGGCCGACAAGATCAACGCGGCCGGCGGCGTCAACGGGCGCAAACTCGAGATCATTGGTCTCGACAACAAGATGAATCCCAAGGAAGCGCTGGTCCAGCTCGAGAAAGCGATCGATATGGGCGCGCGCTACATCACGCAGGGCAACGGCTCCGCGCTCGCCGCCGCGCTGATCGAGGCGGTCGAGAAACACAACGAGCGCAATCCGAAGGACCGCGTCCTGTTCATCAACTACGCCGCGGTCGATCCTGTCTTCACCAACGACAAATGCAGCTTCTGGCATTTCCGCTTCGATGCCGACTCCGACATGAAGATGGAGATCATCACCGACTGGCTGAAGACGCAGCCCAATCTCAAGAAGGCCTATGTGCTCGGTCAGGATTACAGTTTCGGCCAGCAAGTCTCCGCCGCAGCAGGGCGCATGATCAAGGCGAAAAGGCCCGACATGGAGATCGTCGGCAATGAGCTGCATCCGCTCGGCCGCGTGAAGGATTTCGCGCCCTACATCACCAAGATGCGCGCCGCCGGCGCTGACGTGCTCATCACCGGCAACTGGGGCACGGACATGACGCTGCTGATCAAGGCGGCGATGGATTCAGGCTACACCGTGCCTGTTCTCACCTATTACGGCGGCGGCCTCGGCGCGCCGACTGCGATGGGCAAGGCGGCGGTCGGCTATGTCAAGCAGGTCACCGAGTTCCACAAGAATATCGACGGCATGAATCTCGACGCGTTCATGGACGATTATGAGAAGACGGTGAAGCAGGACCTCTATTATCTCCGCATCAAGAACGCGATGGAGATGGTGGCGAAAGCGATGAACGAGGCGAAAAGCGTCGACGCCGAAGCGGTGGCGCTGAAGCTCGAAGGCATGAGCATCGACTCTCCGACCGGCAAGATCACAATGCGCAAGGACAATCACCAGATCCTGATGCCGATGTTCATCTCGACCCTGTCGGACAAGGCGAAGCGCACGGTCGACAACACGCCCTTCGGCTTCCAGACCGATCTGCGCGTCGAAGCCGACAAGACCGCGGCCGCGACCACCTGCCAGATGAAGCGTCCGGCAAGCTGA
- the tolQ gene encoding protein TolQ, producing MNPVEPISSDLSLWTLFWHAHIVVKFVMLGLIAASIWCWGVIIDKTILYGRTRRAMNEFEDVFWSGQSLEDLYRSLSETQPRGMAAVFVAAMREWKRTFENGARSMHGLASRIDKVLDVTIQREAERLESKLLVLATIGASAPFIGLFGTVWGIMNSFQSIAASKNTSLAVVAPGIAEALFATAVGLFAAIPAVIAYNKLQAEASKATGRLESFADEFSAILSRQIDEARSHPSDRQAA from the coding sequence ATGAATCCTGTTGAACCGATTTCGTCCGATCTGTCGCTGTGGACGCTGTTCTGGCACGCCCACATCGTCGTGAAGTTCGTGATGCTTGGCCTGATCGCTGCGTCGATCTGGTGCTGGGGCGTCATCATCGACAAGACGATCCTCTACGGCCGCACCCGGCGCGCCATGAATGAGTTCGAGGACGTGTTCTGGTCCGGCCAGTCGCTGGAAGACCTCTATCGCAGCCTGTCCGAGACCCAGCCGCGCGGCATGGCGGCCGTGTTCGTCGCCGCCATGCGGGAATGGAAGCGCACCTTCGAGAACGGCGCGCGCTCGATGCATGGCCTCGCGAGCCGCATCGACAAGGTGCTCGACGTGACCATCCAGCGCGAGGCGGAGCGGCTTGAATCGAAGCTGCTGGTGCTCGCGACCATCGGCGCCTCGGCGCCGTTCATCGGCCTGTTCGGCACGGTGTGGGGCATCATGAATTCGTTCCAGTCGATCGCCGCGTCGAAGAACACGTCGCTCGCGGTCGTCGCGCCTGGCATCGCGGAGGCCCTGTTCGCCACGGCCGTCGGCCTCTTCGCCGCGATCCCGGCGGTCATCGCTTACAACAAGCTGCAGGCGGAAGCGTCGAAGGCGACCGGCCGTCTCGAAAGTTTCGCCGACGAATTCTCCGCCATTCTGTCCCGCCAGATCGACGAGGCGCGCTCGCACCCGTCCGATCGGCAGGCGGCGTAA
- the tolB gene encoding Tol-Pal system beta propeller repeat protein TolB has product MLPISTSLHRRHLIRMLAASAVIPVTALDLGFAHAELRFDLRPGNFQPMPIAIADMIGQGDEGQRVSAVITNNLKRSGYFSPIDRNTFVEKVSNPDAAPDFSSWRALGAQGLVTGRVSRDASGRMRVEFRLWDVAAGQQVAGQQFFTDPNNWRRVSHMVSDAVWEKIIGEKGHFDTRIVFVDESGPKEKRRKRLALMDQDGANVRYLTSGNELVVTPRFSPTTQDIAYMAFGANGEARVYVHNLEGNQREAVGNFPGMSFSPRFAPDGQRLVMSLQQGGNSNLFSMDLGSRTTTRLTDTGALDTSPSYSPDGAQIVFESDRGGAQQIYAMAASGGAAKRISFGDGSYATPVWSPRGDLIAFTKRKTGSFAIGVMRPDGSGERILTEGYHNEGPTWSPNGRFLMFFRDPGGQAGAKIFMVDITGRVEQPVPTPNFASDPSWGPLLS; this is encoded by the coding sequence ATGCTTCCGATTTCTACTTCGCTTCATCGCCGACATCTGATCCGCATGCTCGCGGCGAGCGCGGTCATTCCCGTGACCGCGCTCGATCTCGGGTTTGCGCACGCGGAGCTGCGGTTCGATCTCAGACCCGGCAATTTCCAGCCGATGCCGATCGCCATCGCCGACATGATCGGGCAAGGCGATGAAGGCCAGCGCGTCTCGGCCGTCATCACCAACAATCTCAAGCGCAGCGGCTATTTCTCGCCGATCGATCGCAACACGTTTGTCGAGAAGGTCTCCAACCCGGACGCGGCGCCTGACTTTTCGAGTTGGCGCGCGCTCGGCGCGCAAGGCCTCGTCACCGGCCGCGTGTCGCGCGACGCATCAGGCCGCATGCGCGTCGAATTCCGGCTGTGGGACGTCGCCGCCGGCCAGCAGGTGGCGGGTCAGCAATTCTTCACCGATCCCAACAACTGGCGCCGTGTTTCGCACATGGTCTCCGATGCGGTGTGGGAGAAGATCATCGGCGAGAAGGGCCATTTCGATACGCGCATCGTCTTCGTCGATGAGAGCGGTCCGAAGGAGAAGCGCCGCAAACGTCTCGCGTTGATGGATCAGGACGGCGCCAATGTCCGCTATCTCACCAGCGGCAATGAGCTGGTCGTCACGCCGCGCTTTTCACCGACGACGCAGGACATCGCCTACATGGCGTTCGGCGCGAATGGCGAGGCGCGCGTCTATGTCCATAATCTCGAAGGCAATCAGCGCGAGGCTGTCGGCAATTTCCCTGGCATGAGCTTCTCGCCGCGCTTCGCGCCTGACGGACAGCGGCTCGTGATGAGCCTGCAGCAGGGCGGTAATTCGAATCTGTTCTCGATGGATCTGGGTTCGCGCACGACGACGCGCCTCACCGACACCGGCGCGCTCGACACCTCGCCAAGCTATTCGCCCGATGGAGCGCAGATCGTGTTCGAGAGCGATCGCGGCGGCGCGCAGCAGATTTACGCCATGGCGGCGTCAGGCGGCGCGGCGAAGCGCATCTCTTTCGGCGACGGCTCCTATGCGACGCCGGTCTGGTCGCCGCGCGGCGATCTCATCGCGTTCACGAAGCGCAAGACGGGCTCGTTCGCGATCGGCGTGATGCGCCCTGACGGTTCAGGCGAACGCATCCTCACTGAAGGCTATCACAATGAGGGGCCGACCTGGTCGCCCAACGGCCGCTTCCTCATGTTCTTCCGCGATCCCGGCGGGCAGGCCGGCGCGAAGATCTTCATGGTCGACATCACCGGCCGCGTGGAGCAGCCGGTGCCAACGCCGAACTTCGCGTCCGATCCCTCGTGGGGTCCGCTGCTGAGCTGA
- a CDS encoding citrate synthase/methylcitrate synthase, whose product MAKSGLDDVVAAETVLSHVDGEGGHLIIRGFALDELAGHVATEQAIALLLHGFFPDLPDRGTLAAALGAARVAVFAEVETSGAGLAQLDPIESVRALMARLDDGDDLDVALKLIAAPAVFTPAMLRLRKGLAPIAPDAALSHAADTLRMLTGDTPSKERAAALDAYLVIVCDHGLNASTFAARVVASTQAGLASAVLAGLSALKGPLHGGAPGPVLDMFDDIGAPENAERWLDDAVMRGERLMGFGHRVYRVRDPRADALKSALRKLAASGGVDDARVAFAEAVEKAALTVLRRRKPGRSLDVNVDFYTVLLLEALGFSRDAFTCVFAMGRVPGWIAHAREQVLEGRLMRPQSRYVGPMPKQAA is encoded by the coding sequence ATGGCAAAAAGCGGATTGGACGATGTGGTCGCGGCCGAGACCGTGCTGTCCCACGTCGATGGCGAAGGCGGACATCTCATCATCCGCGGTTTCGCCCTTGATGAGCTCGCCGGTCATGTCGCGACGGAACAGGCGATCGCGCTCCTGCTGCACGGCTTCTTTCCCGATCTCCCCGACCGCGGGACGCTTGCAGCCGCGCTCGGGGCGGCGCGCGTCGCCGTCTTTGCTGAAGTCGAGACGTCAGGCGCCGGCCTGGCGCAGCTCGATCCCATCGAATCCGTTCGCGCGCTCATGGCGCGCCTCGACGACGGCGATGATCTCGACGTCGCGTTGAAGCTGATCGCGGCGCCGGCGGTGTTCACGCCGGCGATGCTTCGTTTGCGGAAGGGACTCGCGCCGATCGCGCCTGATGCGGCGCTCTCGCACGCCGCCGACACGCTGCGCATGCTGACCGGCGACACGCCATCGAAGGAACGCGCCGCCGCGCTCGACGCCTATCTCGTCATCGTTTGCGATCACGGGCTCAACGCTTCCACCTTCGCGGCGCGCGTCGTCGCCTCGACGCAGGCGGGCCTCGCCTCAGCCGTGCTCGCGGGCCTCAGCGCATTGAAGGGGCCGCTGCACGGCGGCGCGCCGGGTCCGGTGCTCGATATGTTCGACGACATCGGCGCGCCCGAAAATGCCGAGCGCTGGCTCGACGACGCCGTTATGCGCGGCGAACGTCTGATGGGGTTCGGTCATCGCGTCTATCGCGTGCGCGATCCGCGCGCCGACGCGCTGAAGAGCGCGCTGCGCAAACTCGCCGCGTCAGGCGGCGTCGATGACGCCCGCGTCGCGTTCGCCGAGGCCGTCGAGAAGGCTGCGCTCACAGTGCTTCGCCGCCGCAAGCCCGGCCGCTCGCTCGATGTGAATGTCGATTTCTACACGGTGCTGCTGCTGGAGGCGCTGGGCTTTTCGCGCGACGCTTTCACCTGCGTCTTCGCCATGGGTCGCGTCCCCGGCTGGATCGCCCATGCGCGCGAGCAGGTTCTGGAAGGGAGGCTGATGCGGCCGCAGTCACGCTATGTCGGGCCGATGCCGAAACAGGCGGCTTAA
- the tolA gene encoding cell envelope integrity protein TolA: MRFNRSEPGVIVSSVAHAALFALAFIGFSSAKPFSDQEEAVPVEVVSESDLRQMTRGDRNGKPMDQSSQKADRVAETNERKQDAQLAQRDVEAPGAPPPQEKKADPDAELRAKVEAEVKAKADAEAKARAAEQAERQRQAAAAAAAADKARQAAEAKARQDAAQKAEEEKERKDAEELRLRRAQEEKQAAETKARKEAEARALREKIEREQREEEERKQVEAEKAKKAAEARRAAEAKKAAEEKAKREAEAKAAAAKQVAEQKPYNPTDIEKILQNKQQAQSTGSTGPQLQRQASLGTPTSSAPKLSPSDKESLIGYLQAKMRECVSVPPGANRNAKPEIRVILARDGALAAPPALVGGDRAIGEAAVRGIRACAPYRIPDRFAAQYDQWRDLVITIDASDLN; encoded by the coding sequence GTGCGCTTCAACCGATCAGAACCGGGCGTCATCGTCTCCAGCGTCGCGCATGCGGCGCTGTTCGCGCTCGCCTTCATCGGTTTCTCCAGCGCCAAGCCCTTTTCCGATCAGGAGGAGGCGGTGCCCGTCGAGGTCGTGAGCGAGTCCGACCTGCGCCAGATGACGCGCGGCGATCGCAACGGCAAGCCGATGGATCAGTCTTCGCAGAAGGCCGATCGCGTCGCCGAGACCAATGAGCGCAAGCAGGACGCGCAGCTCGCCCAGCGCGATGTGGAGGCGCCGGGAGCGCCGCCGCCACAGGAGAAGAAGGCCGATCCCGACGCCGAACTGCGTGCGAAGGTGGAAGCCGAGGTGAAGGCGAAGGCCGACGCCGAGGCGAAGGCGCGCGCGGCGGAACAAGCCGAGCGTCAACGTCAGGCGGCCGCCGCCGCGGCTGCGGCCGACAAGGCGCGACAGGCGGCGGAAGCCAAGGCGCGTCAGGACGCGGCGCAGAAGGCCGAGGAAGAAAAAGAGCGCAAGGACGCCGAGGAGCTTCGCCTGCGTCGCGCGCAGGAGGAGAAACAGGCCGCCGAGACGAAAGCGCGCAAGGAGGCTGAAGCGAGGGCTTTGCGCGAGAAGATCGAGCGCGAGCAGCGCGAAGAGGAAGAGCGCAAGCAGGTCGAAGCGGAGAAGGCGAAAAAGGCCGCTGAAGCCAGGCGCGCGGCCGAGGCGAAGAAGGCGGCTGAGGAAAAGGCGAAGCGCGAGGCTGAAGCGAAGGCTGCCGCGGCGAAGCAGGTCGCGGAGCAGAAGCCGTATAATCCGACCGACATCGAGAAGATCCTGCAGAACAAGCAACAGGCGCAATCAACGGGATCGACCGGGCCGCAATTGCAGCGGCAGGCGTCGCTTGGAACGCCGACCTCATCGGCGCCGAAGCTCAGCCCGTCCGATAAGGAATCGTTGATCGGTTACCTCCAGGCGAAAATGCGCGAATGCGTGAGCGTGCCGCCGGGCGCGAACCGCAACGCCAAGCCCGAAATTCGCGTCATCCTCGCGCGCGACGGCGCGCTTGCAGCGCCTCCCGCACTCGTCGGCGGCGATCGCGCCATTGGCGAAGCCGCGGTGCGCGGCATCCGCGCCTGTGCGCCCTACAGAATTCCCGACAGGTTCGCCGCGCAATACGATCAGTGGCGCGATCTCGTCATCACCATCGACGCGTCGGACCTCAACTGA